A genomic window from Fibrobacterota bacterium includes:
- a CDS encoding nucleotide pyrophosphohydrolase yields MDITLRAVQSITDEWIRTVGVRYFSELTNLAQLTEEVGELARLISRTYGEQSFKESDKNRDLGEEMADVLWVLVCLANQTGVDLSHEFQKRLEKKTARDKNRHIENPKLRA; encoded by the coding sequence ATGGACATCACCCTGCGCGCCGTCCAATCCATCACCGATGAATGGATCCGGACCGTGGGTGTGCGCTACTTCTCGGAATTGACCAATCTCGCCCAACTGACCGAAGAGGTGGGCGAGCTGGCGCGTTTGATCTCGCGCACCTACGGCGAGCAAAGCTTCAAGGAATCCGACAAGAATCGCGATCTAGGCGAAGAGATGGCGGACGTGCTTTGGGTGTTGGTCTGCTTGGCAAACCAAACCGGTGTGGACCTGTCGCATGAATTCCAAAAGCGGCTGGAAAAGAAGACCGCGCGCGACAAGAATCGTCACATCGAAAACCCGAAGCTCCGCGCCTAA
- a CDS encoding Dabb family protein — MVRHILLLEPNPNTTAAQIEEIRGELAALVGQIPGLLDFNWGVNFAAVERRGGFDYGFTMDLVDRPALAAYAPHPAHQVVAAKVRAAFGKIVVLDFEL, encoded by the coding sequence ATGGTCAGACACATTCTTCTTCTTGAGCCAAATCCCAACACCACAGCCGCCCAGATCGAAGAGATCCGGGGGGAGCTCGCCGCGCTGGTCGGGCAGATTCCAGGGCTTCTGGATTTCAATTGGGGGGTGAACTTCGCCGCCGTCGAGCGCCGTGGCGGCTTCGATTACGGTTTCACCATGGATTTGGTCGATCGCCCCGCGTTGGCTGCCTACGCTCCCCACCCGGCGCATCAGGTCGTCGCCGCGAAGGTCCGGGCAGCGTTTGGCAAAATCGTGGTTTTGGACTTCGAGCTCTAA
- a CDS encoding NADH-quinone oxidoreductase subunit A produces MSAMPAGQSNFAEYGSIAVLFLITIAVVFTMMTLVRIITRVFSRIETTPGKLTTYECGETPVGPAWFRFNNRFYLVAILFLVFDVEVALMFPILAHYTTFIREGVGGAALIKIVVFAGTLALGLVYAAKKGDLAWNKSVRLDQGDQS; encoded by the coding sequence ATGAGCGCAATGCCAGCAGGTCAGTCCAACTTTGCCGAATACGGCTCGATCGCCGTGCTCTTCTTGATCACCATCGCCGTGGTCTTCACGATGATGACCCTGGTGCGGATCATCACCCGTGTCTTCAGCCGCATCGAGACCACGCCCGGCAAGCTCACCACCTACGAATGCGGTGAAACCCCGGTCGGTCCGGCATGGTTTCGCTTCAACAACCGTTTTTACCTGGTGGCCATCCTGTTTTTGGTCTTCGATGTGGAAGTGGCCCTGATGTTTCCCATTCTCGCCCACTACACCACCTTCATCCGTGAGGGTGTTGGAGGCGCGGCCTTGATCAAGATCGTGGTTTTTGCCGGAACCTTGGCGCTCGGGCTGGTCTACGCCGCGAAAAAAGGCGATCTTGCTTGGAACAAGTCCGTGCGTCTGGACCAGGGAGATCAATCGTGA
- the rplU gene encoding 50S ribosomal protein L21 — MYSVIKTSGFQYKVNAGQILRLPLQQVEVGTTLTFAEVLLASDGTSVQVGVPTVAGAKVSAEVLLHGKDDKVMVFRRKRRKGFRRLRGHRQQFTEVVVTGLEAGSQKAAAEPARIEFARKRANAWAVRHTPSSKPLTRAEKIQQGLEKPAKVKKNSRRKEA, encoded by the coding sequence ATGTACTCCGTCATCAAGACTTCCGGCTTCCAGTACAAGGTGAACGCCGGTCAGATCCTCCGCCTGCCTCTTCAGCAGGTCGAGGTCGGCACCACTTTGACCTTCGCCGAGGTTCTCCTCGCCAGCGACGGCACCAGCGTTCAAGTGGGAGTTCCCACGGTCGCAGGCGCCAAGGTTTCTGCAGAAGTGCTCCTCCACGGCAAGGACGACAAAGTGATGGTCTTCCGCCGCAAGCGTCGGAAAGGCTTCCGTCGTCTGCGCGGCCATCGCCAGCAGTTCACCGAGGTGGTCGTCACCGGCCTCGAGGCAGGTAGCCAAAAAGCTGCCGCCGAGCCCGCACGCATCGAGTTCGCTCGCAAGCGTGCGAATGCTTGGGCTGTGCGTCATACGCCATCTTCCAAGCCTCTCACCCGTGCGGAGAAGATCCAGCAGGGGCTCGAGAAGCCTGCGAAGGTCAAGAAGAACTCTCGTCGTAAGGAGGCCTAA
- a CDS encoding Rrf2 family transcriptional regulator, with protein MIYSKPCMHGLRAVIYIATRNVESPVRGEDIAREEDLPQPFLSKILKILSSRNVLHSVRGPGGGFRLARKAEEISLFDIVEAIDGVSQFDECALGWKTCQDDKPCPLHTSWKQMREGLREYLAKTSVAELVQHEKAQLAGR; from the coding sequence ATGATCTACAGCAAGCCATGCATGCACGGACTTCGAGCGGTGATCTACATCGCCACGCGCAATGTGGAATCTCCCGTGCGCGGAGAGGACATCGCCCGGGAAGAAGACCTTCCCCAGCCATTTCTTTCCAAGATTCTGAAAATCCTGTCCAGCCGCAATGTTCTGCATTCGGTGCGTGGACCCGGCGGTGGCTTCCGTTTGGCTCGCAAGGCAGAGGAAATCAGCCTGTTCGACATCGTCGAGGCCATCGACGGGGTCTCCCAGTTCGATGAGTGCGCCCTGGGCTGGAAGACTTGCCAGGACGACAAGCCGTGCCCGCTGCACACCTCCTGGAAGCAGATGCGAGAGGGATTGCGTGAGTATTTGGCCAAGACATCGGTTGCCGAATTGGTCCAACACGAGAAGGCGCAACTGGCTGGTCGGTAG
- a CDS encoding SUMF1/EgtB/PvdO family nonheme iron enzyme, protein MNIPDLRKGAVFPDSLSGWYLRWVPPLSTNGLYQYYVFEDTLDSAMIGRLNNGVQGIDLSGLPKCHILGVSDVEKDTIWEIPAKTFGGRRLDEVSRTDRFRFTVWARYGDGPIGQPVSYSFFLGDEMPPRIPTASEFVDSIGGTRITLTFPRPGDQTGRFDTVQKGPLNLVEFIIWPGKDQFDSAGKVARWKVSKTDLLDTTRDTLQIVLTGLSYYTTYVVVMEATDSVGNVARSPQMQYTTRDRLPPTEVTHLDTIQERKKLVSVSWTAATDSFDGSDKPPMIRRMVDTMERLEPAFPNRGIAGYRVRLDGKLVDSLLFQASDTLYTLGNPALPRDRFQWTGRQWIWSWANFRPGQPIVIEVEVEDRSGNRGANPARWSGVTPQAIALTCPKGYVAVEGDSLKGLGVLHDYCIEEHEHANGDTAISRVTWAEAKAICQREGARLCSEAQWIRACETSPSDTSRTFPYGAMEVGAFDERDSLAWLQEACQLGTGDSTRARSVSNADPRCVSAWGVYDLPGRLGEWTLDVYSTTKDSSRLDPGNLAHQGSSDLTGKPDLGTLHGGSALVLQEAAQTLGSAKCRTRNYPASAQMDTLKTQGIIRRRPNPDGFSLGWGFRCCVTF, encoded by the coding sequence TTGAACATTCCCGACCTGCGCAAGGGAGCTGTCTTCCCGGACAGCTTGTCCGGCTGGTACTTGCGCTGGGTTCCGCCACTGAGCACCAACGGCCTCTACCAGTACTACGTCTTCGAAGACACTCTGGATTCGGCGATGATCGGGAGACTGAACAACGGTGTCCAGGGGATCGACCTATCGGGCCTTCCGAAGTGCCATATTCTGGGCGTGTCGGATGTGGAGAAGGACACGATCTGGGAAATTCCCGCCAAGACGTTCGGGGGCAGGCGTTTGGATGAGGTCTCCCGGACGGACAGATTCCGGTTCACCGTATGGGCGCGATATGGCGATGGTCCCATCGGACAGCCGGTCTCCTATTCGTTTTTCCTGGGCGACGAGATGCCTCCTCGCATCCCAACGGCCAGCGAGTTCGTCGATTCGATCGGCGGGACCCGGATCACGCTGACCTTTCCTCGTCCAGGAGACCAGACGGGGCGGTTCGACACGGTCCAGAAAGGGCCTCTGAATTTGGTGGAGTTCATCATTTGGCCTGGAAAAGACCAGTTCGATTCGGCAGGCAAGGTGGCGCGCTGGAAGGTGTCCAAGACGGATCTGTTGGATACCACGAGGGATACGCTGCAAATTGTCCTGACCGGCTTGAGCTACTACACCACCTATGTGGTGGTCATGGAAGCGACCGACTCGGTGGGAAACGTGGCTCGATCCCCGCAGATGCAATACACCACTCGCGATCGGCTACCGCCTACCGAGGTGACCCATCTGGATACGATCCAGGAGAGGAAAAAACTCGTTTCCGTATCCTGGACTGCGGCAACCGATTCCTTCGATGGCTCGGACAAACCTCCGATGATCCGTCGGATGGTGGATACCATGGAAAGGCTCGAGCCCGCGTTCCCGAACAGGGGCATCGCGGGGTACCGGGTGCGTCTGGACGGCAAGCTCGTCGATTCCTTGCTCTTTCAAGCCTCTGACACTCTGTACACGCTGGGAAATCCCGCACTTCCGAGAGACAGGTTTCAGTGGACCGGTCGCCAGTGGATTTGGAGCTGGGCCAACTTCCGGCCAGGCCAGCCCATCGTGATCGAGGTGGAAGTCGAGGATCGTTCAGGCAATCGTGGGGCGAACCCGGCCAGATGGAGCGGCGTGACGCCGCAAGCCATCGCTTTGACCTGTCCCAAGGGCTACGTGGCCGTGGAAGGGGACAGTCTGAAGGGATTGGGAGTGCTCCATGACTATTGCATCGAGGAGCACGAGCACGCCAACGGCGATACAGCCATCAGCCGCGTCACGTGGGCGGAGGCGAAAGCCATATGCCAACGCGAGGGGGCTCGGCTCTGCTCCGAGGCTCAATGGATCCGGGCTTGCGAGACCTCGCCGTCGGACACGTCCAGGACGTTTCCGTACGGTGCCATGGAAGTCGGGGCATTCGATGAGAGGGACTCCCTGGCTTGGCTCCAGGAGGCCTGCCAACTAGGGACGGGCGACAGCACGCGCGCCCGGTCCGTTTCCAACGCCGACCCTCGATGTGTCTCGGCTTGGGGAGTCTACGACCTGCCTGGACGGTTGGGGGAGTGGACGTTGGATGTCTACTCCACGACGAAAGATTCCAGTCGCCTGGATCCGGGAAATCTCGCCCACCAAGGATCATCGGATCTGACGGGCAAACCGGATCTCGGAACCCTGCACGGCGGATCGGCATTGGTGTTGCAAGAAGCCGCCCAGACGCTGGGCTCCGCCAAGTGCCGGACCCGCAATTACCCTGCTTCGGCACAGATGGATACCTTGAAAACGCAAGGAATCATCCGGCGTCGCCCAAACCCCGACGGCTTCAGTTTGGGATGGGGATTCAGGTGTTGCGTGACTTTTTGA
- the ilvD gene encoding dihydroxy-acid dehydratase has translation MPAYRSATTFQGRQMAGARSLWRATGLTDADFKKPLIAIVNSYTQFVPGHVHLKDLGDLVAKEVAKAGGIAREFHTIAVDDGIAMGHGGMLYSLPSRELIADSVETMCRAHTVDAMVCISNCDKITPGMLMASLRMNIPTVFVSGGPMEAGHVAGDEHGLDLIDAMIQAGDSNVSDERLDEVERSACPTCGSCSGMFTANSMNCLMEALGLALPGNGTIVATHKEREKLFRQAGSLVVELAKRWYEQDDASVLPRSVGSFQAFENAMSLDIAMGGSTNTILHLLAAAQEAQNGFAMADIDRLSRKVPHLCKVAPSSQKYHIEDVHRAGGIPAILGELDRAKLLHSDLPMIHSTSVSEYLSKWDVKRNPATSSLWNAAPGGVPTTVPFSQDKRFSTLDLDRELGCIRDADHPYSPDGGLAVLKGNLAVDGCVVKTAGVDASILKFSGPARVFESQEEAVDAIMGDKIRPGDVVIVRHEGPMGGPGMQEMLYPTTFLKSKGLGKVCALITDGRFSGGTAGLSIGHVSPEAAEGGNIGLVEENDTIEIDIPGRSIRVAVSDAVLAERRKSQEARGAKAWHPLAREREVSTWLRTYATLAKSAAYGGVRDTDRLR, from the coding sequence ATGCCTGCCTACAGATCCGCCACCACCTTCCAAGGCCGCCAGATGGCCGGAGCGCGTTCGCTCTGGCGAGCGACCGGTCTGACGGATGCCGACTTCAAAAAGCCGCTGATCGCCATCGTCAATTCCTACACCCAGTTCGTGCCGGGCCATGTGCACCTGAAGGATCTGGGAGACCTGGTGGCGAAGGAAGTCGCCAAGGCCGGCGGCATCGCGCGCGAGTTCCACACCATCGCGGTGGACGACGGCATCGCCATGGGCCATGGCGGCATGCTCTACAGCCTGCCCAGCCGGGAACTGATCGCCGACTCGGTGGAAACCATGTGCCGCGCCCATACGGTGGATGCCATGGTGTGCATTTCCAATTGCGACAAGATCACTCCCGGTATGCTCATGGCATCGCTGCGCATGAACATCCCCACCGTGTTCGTGTCTGGCGGCCCCATGGAAGCCGGGCATGTGGCAGGTGACGAGCACGGTTTGGACCTGATCGATGCCATGATCCAGGCGGGCGACAGCAACGTTTCGGACGAACGATTGGACGAGGTGGAGCGCTCGGCGTGCCCCACGTGCGGATCGTGCTCCGGGATGTTCACGGCCAACTCCATGAACTGCCTGATGGAAGCGCTCGGGCTGGCACTGCCGGGTAACGGCACGATCGTGGCCACCCACAAGGAGCGCGAGAAGCTGTTCCGGCAAGCCGGCAGCCTGGTCGTGGAGCTCGCCAAGCGCTGGTACGAGCAGGACGACGCCTCGGTGCTGCCCCGTAGCGTCGGCAGCTTCCAGGCCTTCGAGAACGCCATGAGCCTGGACATTGCCATGGGAGGGAGCACAAACACGATCTTGCATCTGCTGGCGGCCGCTCAGGAGGCTCAAAACGGCTTTGCCATGGCCGATATCGACCGGTTGTCCCGCAAGGTGCCGCACCTGTGCAAGGTGGCCCCTTCCAGCCAGAAGTACCACATCGAAGATGTCCATCGCGCCGGGGGCATTCCGGCCATTTTGGGCGAGTTGGACCGAGCGAAGCTTTTGCACAGCGACCTCCCCATGATCCACTCCACGTCGGTCTCCGAATACCTCTCCAAGTGGGATGTGAAGCGCAATCCGGCCACGTCTTCCCTTTGGAACGCAGCTCCGGGTGGAGTCCCCACCACGGTTCCGTTCAGCCAGGACAAGCGCTTCAGCACTTTGGATCTGGATCGCGAGTTGGGCTGCATCCGCGACGCCGATCACCCTTACAGCCCGGACGGAGGCTTGGCCGTCCTCAAGGGCAACCTGGCAGTCGACGGCTGCGTGGTCAAGACCGCAGGCGTGGATGCCAGCATCCTGAAGTTCTCCGGTCCGGCGCGGGTGTTCGAGAGCCAGGAAGAGGCGGTCGATGCCATCATGGGAGACAAAATCCGTCCTGGCGATGTGGTCATCGTACGCCACGAAGGACCTATGGGTGGTCCTGGGATGCAGGAGATGCTCTATCCCACCACATTCCTGAAGTCCAAGGGACTGGGCAAGGTTTGCGCCCTGATCACGGATGGCCGCTTTTCCGGAGGCACGGCGGGACTATCGATCGGGCACGTGAGTCCGGAAGCCGCCGAAGGCGGAAACATCGGCTTGGTGGAAGAAAATGACACCATCGAGATCGACATCCCCGGACGCTCCATCCGGGTGGCCGTTTCGGACGCCGTGCTCGCGGAGCGCCGCAAATCGCAGGAGGCCCGCGGAGCCAAAGCTTGGCATCCGCTTGCGCGCGAACGCGAGGTCAGCACCTGGCTTCGCACCTACGCCACCCTCGCCAAATCCGCGGCCTACGGTGGCGTGCGGGACACGGACCGGCTGAGATAG
- a CDS encoding TIGR02147 family protein, translating to MLQNANRPGSPPPPVVFSFLDHREFLRRWYEWKKVSSRGFSYRSFAKKAGFSSMSFLRDVIEGRRNISEDSVEKFLGAIGLVDDAAVYFRELVKYNRETDDAKKAQSFRRLLLLQARREFSSVKLAQSRYYSDWIHVVLREVAPLERFEGKAKQMGESIRPPLPASQVQESLDLLLELGMLEKAKDGTYRQTNARLLPGDQDAAIIRNAKRQMLLHALDRLDQGPPPDTLISSTTLAVSQHRAKKIAEQLRQFGLDLLADTVTDDGPVDQVVQINFQLIPFLCAPPDD from the coding sequence ATGCTACAGAACGCCAACCGACCAGGTTCGCCTCCACCTCCCGTGGTCTTCTCGTTTTTAGACCACCGCGAGTTCTTGCGCAGGTGGTATGAATGGAAAAAAGTTTCCAGTCGGGGCTTCTCGTATCGATCGTTCGCGAAAAAGGCCGGCTTCTCGTCCATGTCGTTTCTGCGAGACGTCATCGAAGGCCGTCGGAACATCTCGGAAGATTCGGTGGAAAAATTCCTGGGAGCCATCGGCTTGGTGGACGACGCCGCGGTCTACTTCCGGGAGCTCGTGAAATACAACCGGGAAACGGATGACGCGAAAAAGGCGCAAAGTTTCCGCCGATTGCTTTTGCTCCAGGCGCGCAGGGAGTTCTCTTCCGTCAAGCTGGCGCAATCCCGGTACTACAGCGACTGGATCCATGTGGTGCTGCGCGAAGTGGCGCCGCTGGAGCGCTTCGAGGGCAAGGCCAAGCAGATGGGCGAGTCCATCCGGCCGCCTCTGCCAGCCTCGCAGGTTCAGGAATCGTTGGATCTGCTGTTGGAGCTGGGGATGCTGGAAAAGGCCAAGGACGGGACCTATCGGCAGACCAACGCCCGGCTCCTTCCGGGCGATCAGGACGCGGCGATCATTCGCAACGCCAAGCGCCAGATGCTTCTACATGCCCTGGATCGCCTGGACCAAGGTCCCCCTCCGGACACCCTGATCAGCTCCACCACCTTGGCCGTCAGCCAACATCGCGCCAAAAAAATCGCCGAACAGCTCCGTCAATTCGGTCTGGACCTGCTTGCAGACACAGTTACTGATGACGGTCCTGTCGATCAAGTCGTCCAAATCAACTTTCAATTGATACCATTCCTCTGTGCTCCTCCGGATGACTAG
- a CDS encoding cellulase family glycosylhydrolase has protein sequence MRRLLRLLLPVLVFALPGFSGNPVDIHGRLQVSGNRIIGEKSGDTVQLTGMSFFWHNWMGSYYNSKTVDWLVDDWRCSIVRAAVGVDFADGGVASGGDISGGRKLAETVVQAANHRGIYSIIDWHSHYAPKHVGDAKGFFDTMASRYGKDPGVVFELFNEPWANVYTWKEIKAYAEEIIPVIRKHSNNLILVGTRQWSRDVDEASLDPILDPNVAYVLHFYAGSHRDTLTQRGRTALANGVPLFVSEWGTTNEDGGSVDKAVYKEATLDWFAWMDSNKISSCNWSVQNKGEASAILKPSVSKLFGWNDSDLTESGLFVRGLIRDRNTQYDFLPPPIDSSKLPGRIEAENATSKADLTNNGPGDTDNSPFLGNSKEGSWAEYSIFNPHQKFAVMALRVATAETQAKITIKINGVVWKTHTFKGTGGWGTFETVFTDSALLKAGAQKVRLEWNGLFDLNWFELTGRIDSNGTSIPVPPDTTPLAVRVEAESFTAKNSMTLENSEDDATQSLAWTYDTSWADYQADLKPGRQVVALRAASASKGATLRVKVGGVVVASVKVTGTNGWKTWQTFVSDSFTLAGGETKFRVEWKDGNNQDGLVNLNWLEFRSPAQVEAVLGRARQVPSVRWVGSGLRLDLPEAAFVQVVDVSGRILAERSIPRGESVMEMPNSSRRVVVRLRSASGVRTVSAIRF, from the coding sequence TTGCGTCGACTCCTTCGACTCCTGCTTCCTGTTCTCGTTTTCGCTCTGCCGGGCTTTTCGGGCAATCCTGTGGACATCCACGGGCGCCTGCAGGTCTCTGGAAACCGGATCATCGGGGAAAAGAGTGGCGATACCGTCCAGCTGACAGGGATGAGTTTCTTCTGGCACAATTGGATGGGCTCCTACTACAACTCCAAGACCGTGGATTGGCTGGTGGACGATTGGCGGTGCTCGATCGTCCGCGCCGCCGTGGGCGTCGACTTCGCCGACGGAGGAGTGGCTTCCGGTGGAGACATTTCGGGGGGGCGCAAGCTCGCCGAAACGGTCGTTCAAGCGGCCAACCATCGCGGCATCTATTCCATCATCGATTGGCACTCGCACTATGCTCCCAAGCATGTGGGAGACGCCAAAGGCTTTTTCGACACGATGGCCAGCCGGTATGGGAAGGATCCCGGAGTGGTTTTCGAGTTGTTCAACGAGCCTTGGGCCAACGTGTACACCTGGAAGGAAATCAAGGCGTATGCCGAGGAGATCATTCCGGTCATCCGCAAGCACTCGAACAACCTGATTCTCGTGGGCACCCGGCAATGGTCCCGCGATGTCGACGAAGCTTCGCTCGATCCCATCCTGGATCCGAACGTCGCCTACGTCCTGCACTTCTATGCCGGCTCCCACCGCGATACCCTCACCCAACGGGGAAGGACCGCTTTGGCCAATGGTGTGCCTTTGTTCGTTTCCGAGTGGGGCACCACCAACGAAGACGGTGGCTCGGTCGACAAGGCCGTGTACAAGGAGGCGACCTTGGATTGGTTCGCCTGGATGGACTCCAACAAGATTTCGTCCTGCAATTGGTCGGTGCAGAACAAAGGCGAAGCCTCCGCCATCCTCAAGCCCTCCGTCTCCAAGCTGTTCGGATGGAACGATTCCGATCTGACGGAATCCGGCTTGTTCGTGCGCGGTTTGATCCGAGATCGCAACACCCAGTACGATTTCCTCCCTCCACCGATCGACAGTTCCAAGTTGCCGGGCCGGATCGAAGCGGAAAACGCCACATCCAAGGCCGATCTCACCAACAACGGACCGGGTGACACCGACAACAGCCCGTTTTTGGGCAACTCCAAGGAAGGAAGCTGGGCGGAGTACTCCATCTTCAATCCCCACCAGAAATTCGCCGTGATGGCCCTGCGGGTGGCCACCGCCGAGACCCAAGCCAAGATCACCATCAAGATCAACGGCGTCGTTTGGAAGACCCATACATTCAAGGGAACCGGCGGCTGGGGCACGTTCGAAACCGTGTTCACCGATTCCGCCTTGCTGAAAGCCGGAGCCCAGAAAGTTCGTTTGGAGTGGAACGGCTTGTTCGACCTCAACTGGTTCGAACTGACCGGACGGATCGACAGCAACGGCACCTCGATTCCGGTGCCACCCGACACCACACCTCTGGCGGTGCGGGTGGAAGCGGAATCCTTCACTGCGAAAAACAGCATGACCTTGGAAAATTCCGAGGACGACGCGACGCAGAGTCTGGCATGGACCTACGACACGTCCTGGGCGGACTACCAGGCCGATCTCAAGCCCGGACGCCAGGTGGTCGCACTTCGCGCCGCCAGCGCATCGAAAGGAGCGACCCTTCGCGTGAAGGTCGGAGGGGTGGTGGTCGCTTCCGTCAAGGTGACGGGCACCAATGGTTGGAAGACCTGGCAGACCTTCGTTTCGGATTCCTTCACCTTGGCGGGCGGCGAAACCAAGTTCCGCGTGGAATGGAAGGATGGCAACAACCAGGACGGACTCGTGAACCTCAACTGGCTGGAATTCAGATCCCCCGCCCAGGTCGAGGCGGTGCTGGGGCGTGCGCGCCAGGTACCTTCGGTGCGGTGGGTCGGTTCCGGACTGCGGCTGGATCTGCCCGAGGCCGCTTTCGTGCAGGTCGTCGACGTCTCTGGACGGATTCTGGCAGAAAGGTCCATTCCCCGGGGAGAGTCCGTCATGGAAATGCCGAATTCGTCCAGGCGGGTGGTGGTTCGCTTGCGCTCGGCATCCGGCGTTCGGACAGTTTCAGCGATCCGCTTCTGA
- a CDS encoding NADH-quinone oxidoreductase subunit B, which translates to MAKPGNLQDEQILLTSVDDFLNWGRQNSLWYLLFATACCGIELMQTGGPRYDWDRLGMIPRPTPRQADLMVIAGTITHKMASRVRTLWEQMAEPKWVISMGSCANAGGPFSKFSYSVLNGVDKYIPVDIYIPGCPPRPEALIDGVTALKERIQTYKTFGRRDEPIVLQ; encoded by the coding sequence ATCGCCAAGCCAGGAAATCTGCAGGACGAGCAAATCTTGCTCACCTCGGTGGACGACTTCCTGAACTGGGGTCGGCAAAACTCCTTGTGGTATCTGCTGTTCGCCACCGCTTGCTGCGGCATCGAGCTCATGCAAACGGGTGGACCTCGCTACGACTGGGATCGCCTGGGCATGATTCCCCGCCCCACCCCGCGCCAAGCAGACTTGATGGTCATCGCCGGCACCATCACCCACAAGATGGCTTCCCGTGTGCGCACGCTCTGGGAGCAGATGGCGGAGCCCAAATGGGTGATCTCCATGGGCTCTTGCGCCAACGCCGGTGGTCCGTTTTCCAAGTTCAGCTATTCTGTGCTCAACGGGGTGGACAAGTACATTCCTGTGGACATCTACATCCCAGGTTGCCCGCCACGCCCAGAGGCATTGATCGACGGGGTCACGGCTCTGAAAGAGCGGATCCAGACCTACAAGACCTTCGGTCGGCGCGACGAACCCATCGTGCTCCAGTAA
- a CDS encoding zinc ribbon domain-containing protein, whose translation MPIYEFYCPDCNSIFQFFSKRVNPEMVPACPKNAEHGTLERQMSRFAMGRGGSKSEAAGGSSDQDGPEPGGGMEDPRIEGKMMELMSRMESMDENDGRAMGRMMREMSNLTGEGVDDPAMQEAIRRLECGEDPEKVEEIVSDAYGEGAMGGGGMGVPSMDGGLYDM comes from the coding sequence ATGCCCATCTACGAGTTCTACTGCCCCGACTGCAACTCCATCTTTCAGTTCTTCTCCAAGCGAGTGAATCCGGAAATGGTTCCCGCTTGCCCAAAAAATGCAGAACACGGCACTTTGGAGCGGCAAATGAGTCGCTTCGCCATGGGGCGAGGCGGTTCGAAATCGGAAGCGGCAGGAGGTTCTAGCGACCAAGATGGTCCAGAGCCTGGCGGAGGAATGGAGGACCCCCGGATCGAAGGCAAGATGATGGAGCTGATGAGCCGCATGGAGTCCATGGACGAAAACGACGGACGGGCCATGGGGCGAATGATGCGGGAGATGTCCAATCTCACTGGTGAGGGGGTGGACGACCCCGCGATGCAGGAGGCGATCCGCCGTCTGGAGTGCGGGGAGGACCCGGAGAAGGTGGAGGAGATTGTTTCCGATGCCTACGGCGAGGGTGCGATGGGGGGTGGCGGCATGGGGGTGCCCTCCATGGACGGTGGACTCTACGACATGTAG
- the rpmA gene encoding 50S ribosomal protein L27: MAHKKGGGSTNNGRDSNPQYRGVKKYGGESVLAGNIIVRQVGTKFHVGNNVGLGKDFTIFALTDGVVRFERLDRKRQKISVVSEA; encoded by the coding sequence ATGGCTCACAAAAAAGGTGGAGGCTCGACCAATAACGGCCGCGATTCCAACCCTCAGTATCGCGGCGTCAAGAAGTACGGCGGAGAATCCGTTCTCGCCGGAAACATCATCGTCCGCCAGGTTGGAACCAAGTTCCACGTTGGAAACAACGTCGGCTTGGGCAAGGATTTCACCATCTTCGCCTTGACCGATGGCGTCGTTCGCTTCGAACGGCTCGATCGCAAGCGTCAGAAGATCTCGGTCGTTTCCGAGGCTTGA